One region of Halomonas huangheensis genomic DNA includes:
- the ribF gene encoding bifunctional riboflavin kinase/FAD synthetase, which produces MEVIRGLHNLRETHRGTVATIGNFDGVHRGHRAILEQCQEQANRLGLSVTVVVFEPQPREYFAADQAPPRLTRLREKVALLAECGVDRVLCLPFNEALRQLTAVEFVQQVLVDGLGVKHLVVGDDFRFGCDRRGDFALLTAEGRRCGFAVENTHTFCVDDERVSSTRVRTLLACGNFSGVQRLLGRPYSIWGRVVRDQQRGRTIGVPTANLPLVTGSLALRGVYAVIVEYAGGQYPAVANIGWRPTVGSVRPVLEAHLLDFDADLYGQRLTVIPCARLRGEITFDSFEALKAQIHNDIRQTRAYFQDAFQGYFQGDSPVADPAATSPQREASETASHCRTRTGCLYPLASAPRAREAVTHDSSAEHPADNDG; this is translated from the coding sequence ATGGAAGTCATCCGCGGCTTGCACAATCTGCGCGAAACGCATCGTGGTACGGTGGCTACCATCGGTAATTTCGATGGTGTGCACCGTGGCCACCGGGCGATTCTCGAGCAATGTCAGGAGCAGGCAAACCGCCTGGGCCTGTCGGTGACCGTGGTGGTCTTCGAACCCCAACCACGTGAGTATTTTGCTGCCGACCAGGCACCGCCACGCTTGACACGGTTACGCGAGAAAGTCGCACTGCTGGCCGAGTGCGGTGTTGATCGCGTGCTATGCCTGCCATTCAATGAAGCACTACGCCAGTTGACGGCGGTGGAGTTTGTCCAGCAGGTATTGGTAGACGGCCTGGGGGTAAAGCACCTGGTGGTCGGCGATGATTTCCGCTTCGGTTGTGATCGGCGTGGTGACTTCGCGTTGTTGACCGCAGAAGGGCGGCGTTGCGGCTTTGCTGTCGAAAACACACATACTTTCTGCGTGGACGATGAACGAGTATCGAGCACGCGCGTCAGAACCCTGTTGGCTTGTGGTAATTTCTCCGGCGTCCAGCGCCTGCTGGGGCGTCCATATAGTATCTGGGGCAGGGTGGTTCGAGATCAGCAGCGCGGCCGCACCATCGGGGTGCCTACCGCGAACCTGCCGTTGGTGACCGGTTCATTGGCACTGCGAGGCGTCTATGCAGTGATCGTCGAATATGCCGGTGGCCAGTACCCGGCTGTGGCCAATATTGGCTGGCGGCCCACCGTTGGTAGCGTCAGGCCGGTGTTGGAAGCGCATCTGTTGGACTTCGATGCGGATCTCTACGGCCAGCGACTGACGGTAATACCCTGCGCTCGCTTGCGGGGTGAGATTACCTTCGACAGCTTCGAGGCACTGAAGGCGCAGATTCATAACGATATTCGCCAGACAAGAGCGTATTTTCAGGACGCTTTTCAGGGCTATTTCCAGGGGGATTCCCCCGTGGCAGACCCCGCCGCTACCTCCCCGCAGAGGGAGGCTTCGGAAACCGCAAGCCATTGCCGGACGCGGACGGGCTGTCTATATCCTCTGGCATCGGCGCCTCGCGCGCGCGAGGCCGTGACACATGACTCCTCGGCGGAACATCCCGCCGACAATGACGGCTGA